Proteins encoded together in one Bacteroides ovatus window:
- a CDS encoding bifunctional 3-deoxy-7-phosphoheptulonate synthase/chorismate mutase type II, translating to MELESILLPGVEAKRPIVIAGPCSAETEEQVMDTAKQLAAKGQKIYRAGIWKPRTKPGGFEGIGVEGLAWLKEVKKETGMYVSTEVATAKHVYECLKAGIDILWVGARTTANPFAVQEIADALKGVDIPVLVKNPVNPDLELWIGALERINNAGLKRLGAIHRGFSSYDKKIYRNLPQWHIPIELRRRIPNLPIFCDPSHIGGKRELVAPLCQQAMDLNFDGLIVESHCNPDCAWSDASQQVTPDVLDYILNLLVIRTETQSTESLAQLRKQIDECDDNIIQELAKRMRVAREIGTYKKEHGITVLQAGRYNEILEKRGAQGEQCGMDSEFMKKIFEAIHEESVRQQMEIINK from the coding sequence ATGGAACTCGAATCAATTTTATTACCGGGCGTTGAAGCTAAAAGACCGATTGTCATTGCCGGCCCGTGTAGCGCAGAAACAGAAGAACAAGTAATGGATACAGCCAAACAACTGGCTGCTAAAGGACAAAAAATATATCGTGCCGGAATCTGGAAGCCGCGTACCAAACCGGGAGGTTTCGAAGGTATCGGTGTAGAAGGTCTTGCCTGGTTGAAAGAGGTGAAGAAAGAAACTGGAATGTATGTTTCTACAGAGGTAGCAACAGCCAAACACGTTTACGAATGTCTGAAAGCGGGAATCGATATTCTTTGGGTAGGTGCACGCACCACTGCCAATCCTTTCGCCGTACAGGAAATCGCTGACGCACTGAAAGGGGTTGATATCCCTGTATTGGTTAAGAACCCGGTGAACCCGGATCTCGAATTATGGATCGGAGCACTGGAACGTATCAACAACGCTGGTTTGAAGCGTCTGGGTGCTATCCACCGAGGTTTCAGCAGTTATGACAAAAAGATCTATCGGAATCTTCCCCAATGGCATATTCCTATCGAACTGCGCCGCCGCATCCCTAATCTTCCGATTTTCTGTGATCCGAGCCATATCGGTGGAAAACGTGAGTTGGTTGCACCGCTTTGCCAACAGGCTATGGACTTGAATTTCGACGGTCTGATTGTAGAAAGCCACTGCAACCCGGATTGCGCATGGAGCGATGCTTCTCAACAAGTTACTCCGGACGTACTCGACTATATCCTCAATCTGTTGGTAATCCGTACGGAAACACAGTCTACCGAAAGTCTGGCACAACTCCGTAAACAGATTGATGAATGTGACGACAATATCATTCAGGAATTAGCAAAAAGAATGCGTGTGGCCCGTGAAATCGGTACTTACAAAAAGGAGCACGGAATCACAGTTCTTCAAGCCGGACGTTACAATGAGATTCTGGAAAAACGTGGCGCGCAGGGCGAACAATGCGGTAT
- a CDS encoding pyridoxal phosphate-dependent aminotransferase — MQKESQTYKIAPADRLASVSEYYFSKKLKEVAQMNAEGKDVISLGIGSPDMPPSRETIETLCNNAHDPNGHGYQPYVGIPELRKGFAAWYQRWYGVELNPNTEIQPLIGSKEGILHVTLAFVNPGEQVLVPNPGYPTYTSLSKILGAEVINYDLKEEDGWMPDFEALEKMDLSRVKLMWTNYPNMPTGANATPEIYERLVDFARRKNIVIVNDNPYSFILNDKPISILSVPGAKDCCIEFNSMSKSHNMPGWRIGMLASNAEFVQWILKVKSNIDSGMFRAMQLAAATALEAEADWYEGNNENYRNRRHLAGEIMKTLGCTYDEKQVGMFLWGKIPASCKDVEELTEKVLHEARVFITPGFIFGSNGARYIRISLCCKDNKLAEALERIKRI, encoded by the coding sequence ATGCAGAAGGAAAGTCAAACGTATAAAATCGCTCCTGCCGACAGATTGGCAAGTGTTAGCGAATACTACTTCTCAAAGAAGCTAAAAGAGGTAGCACAGATGAATGCAGAGGGAAAGGATGTTATCAGCCTCGGTATCGGAAGCCCCGATATGCCTCCCTCAAGGGAAACCATCGAAACATTGTGCAACAATGCTCATGATCCCAACGGACACGGTTACCAACCGTATGTAGGTATCCCTGAACTGCGCAAAGGCTTCGCTGCCTGGTATCAACGCTGGTATGGAGTGGAACTGAATCCGAATACGGAGATACAGCCTTTAATCGGCTCTAAAGAAGGAATTCTCCATGTTACGCTGGCATTCGTCAATCCGGGTGAGCAGGTGCTAGTCCCGAATCCGGGATACCCTACCTATACTTCTTTGAGTAAAATACTCGGAGCGGAAGTTATCAACTACGACCTGAAAGAAGAAGATGGCTGGATGCCTGACTTCGAGGCACTGGAAAAAATGGATCTTAGTCGCGTAAAACTGATGTGGACCAACTATCCCAACATGCCGACGGGAGCCAATGCAACTCCGGAAATCTATGAACGTCTCGTTGACTTTGCCCGTCGTAAGAATATCGTAATTGTGAATGATAATCCGTACAGCTTTATCCTGAACGATAAGCCTATCAGTATCCTAAGTGTACCGGGAGCCAAAGACTGTTGCATCGAGTTTAATTCTATGAGCAAGAGCCACAATATGCCCGGCTGGCGTATCGGCATGCTGGCGTCAAACGCGGAATTCGTACAATGGATACTGAAAGTGAAAAGTAATATCGACAGTGGTATGTTCCGTGCTATGCAACTGGCTGCAGCAACTGCTCTTGAAGCCGAAGCGGACTGGTATGAAGGCAATAACGAGAACTACCGCAACCGTCGTCACCTCGCCGGTGAGATCATGAAAACATTGGGATGCACCTACGACGAAAAACAAGTAGGAATGTTCCTTTGGGGAAAGATTCCCGCTTCCTGCAAAGATGTAGAGGAACTGACAGAAAAGGTGCTGCATGAAGCAAGAGTGTTTATCACTCCGGGATTTATCTTCGGCAGCAACGGAGCAAGGTATATTCGTATCTCACTTTGTTGCAAGGACAATAAGCTGGCGGAAGCTCTGGAAAGAATTAAAAGAATCTAA
- a CDS encoding prephenate dehydratase translates to MKKIAIQGTLGSYHDIAAHKYFEGEEIELICCANFEDVFTSIRKDSQVIGMLAIENTIAGSLLHNNELLRQSGTQIIGEYKLRISHSFVCLPDENWEDLTEVNSHPIALMQCREFLNQHPQLKVVEGEDTARSAEIIKNENLKGHAAICSKAAAERYGMKVLQEGIETNKHNFTRFLVVADPWQVDELRQHHANATNKASIVFTLPHTEGSLSQVLSILSFYNINLTKIQSLPIIGREWEYQFYVDVAFNDYLRYKQSIAAITPLTKELKLLGEYAEGKSNV, encoded by the coding sequence ATGAAAAAGATAGCAATTCAAGGAACACTCGGCTCATATCATGATATCGCCGCACACAAGTACTTCGAGGGAGAAGAAATAGAGTTAATCTGTTGTGCCAACTTCGAAGATGTGTTTACTTCGATACGGAAAGACAGCCAGGTTATCGGAATGCTAGCCATCGAGAATACGATTGCGGGAAGTTTGTTGCACAACAATGAATTGTTGAGACAAAGCGGCACACAGATTATCGGTGAATACAAACTGCGCATCTCGCACAGTTTTGTCTGTCTCCCCGATGAGAACTGGGAAGATCTGACAGAAGTCAACTCCCACCCTATCGCCCTGATGCAGTGTCGCGAATTTCTGAATCAACATCCGCAGTTGAAAGTGGTGGAAGGTGAAGATACGGCCCGCAGCGCAGAAATCATCAAGAATGAAAATCTGAAAGGACACGCTGCCATCTGCTCCAAAGCAGCAGCTGAACGTTACGGTATGAAAGTCCTTCAGGAAGGTATTGAAACAAACAAGCACAACTTCACCCGTTTTCTGGTTGTTGCCGATCCCTGGCAAGTAGACGAACTCCGTCAACATCATGCCAATGCAACCAACAAGGCAAGTATCGTATTCACTCTTCCACATACGGAAGGCAGCCTGTCACAGGTTTTATCCATTCTATCGTTCTATAATATCAATCTGACAAAAATTCAATCGTTGCCTATCATCGGACGGGAATGGGAATACCAGTTTTACGTAGATGTAGCTTTCAACGATTATCTAAGATACAAGCAGTCTATTGCTGCAATCACTCCATTAACCAAAGAACTTAAATTATTAGGCGAATATGCAGAAGGAAAGTCAAACGTATAA
- a CDS encoding tetratricopeptide repeat protein: MPNFFKSFFSGKSETPESEKQKNDQKNFEIFKYDGLRAQRMGRPDYAVKCFIEALAIKEEFETMGYLSQLYIQMGETAKARELLEKMAAMEPDVTSTFLTLANVCFIQEDYQAMEEAANKAIAIEEGNAVAHYLLGKARKGQDDDLMTIAHLTKAITLKDDFIEARLLRAEALMNLKQYKDMMEDIDAVLAQNPEEETAMLLRGKVKEADGKDEEAEEDYKLVTEINPFNEQAYLYLGQLYINQKKLTEAIGLFDEAIELNPNFAEAYKERGRAKLLNGDKDGSVEDMKKSLELNPKEEAGLNGEFKNLGPKPEALPGIF, from the coding sequence ATGCCGAACTTTTTTAAATCTTTCTTCTCCGGTAAGTCGGAAACTCCGGAAAGTGAAAAACAGAAAAACGATCAGAAAAATTTCGAGATTTTCAAATACGACGGTTTACGTGCGCAACGCATGGGACGTCCAGATTATGCAGTAAAATGTTTTATTGAAGCTCTTGCCATCAAGGAAGAGTTTGAAACAATGGGCTATCTTAGCCAACTCTATATCCAGATGGGGGAAACGGCAAAGGCCCGCGAGCTATTGGAAAAGATGGCTGCTATGGAACCTGACGTCACAAGCACTTTCCTGACACTGGCCAATGTATGCTTCATCCAGGAAGATTATCAGGCTATGGAAGAAGCTGCCAATAAAGCGATTGCCATCGAAGAAGGAAATGCCGTGGCTCATTATCTATTAGGGAAAGCCCGTAAGGGACAGGATGACGACCTGATGACTATTGCCCATCTCACCAAAGCAATCACTTTGAAAGATGATTTCATTGAAGCTCGCCTATTACGTGCGGAAGCTTTGATGAACCTGAAACAGTATAAAGATATGATGGAAGATATAGATGCTGTGCTCGCCCAGAATCCGGAAGAAGAGACAGCCATGCTCCTGCGCGGAAAAGTGAAAGAAGCAGACGGCAAGGACGAAGAGGCAGAAGAAGATTACAAACTGGTGACGGAAATAAACCCGTTCAACGAACAGGCATACCTTTATTTAGGGCAACTTTATATCAACCAGAAAAAACTGACGGAAGCCATCGGCCTGTTTGATGAAGCCATCGAACTGAATCCGAACTTTGCGGAAGCCTACAAAGAACGCGGACGCGCTAAATTACTGAATGGTGATAAGGACGGTTCGGTAGAGGACATGAAGAAATCTCTGGAATTGAATCCGAAAGAGGAAGCTGGTCTGAACGGAGAATTCAAGAACCTGGGACCAAAGCCTGAAGCACTTCCCGGCATCTTTTAA